The following proteins come from a genomic window of Elgaria multicarinata webbii isolate HBS135686 ecotype San Diego chromosome 10, rElgMul1.1.pri, whole genome shotgun sequence:
- the MOGS gene encoding mannosyl-oligosaccharide glucosidase: MGRERRRKAPEGPLRPQEKGARAAGRKERPGGVGGGRRARPGLGQVCALLALASGALGCAAFAYSLYGRWRLAARVLTLHPAPRSLEPNSSSPAVAPRLFWGSYRPQVYFGMKTRSPRSPVAGLMWMHQLEGDVQLRHTCEQSDGLPRYGWLLHDGVHFGVQEIKDVGLSLQTEFVKRPGGQHGGDWSWRVTARPERTGAQAPFISLLFYVATDGQGALQPRVEDKTRMVSLTGTTEELGHFTITFQQPTTEAGTTPLYASYNFLQAKAEGLHRLSDVVKASLSPRFSFAPPGAPKRRYFGVDTFRGAPGESEPRTQLLVHQVTVALPCRLEVVFESGSAAGRPEQLAGEALTRELGKHAAAFEQRFEETFGLAGKGHSPQEQHFARAALSNLLGGMGYFHGRSLVQSPHTEQPQLYPEGPLFTAVPSRSFFPRGFLWDEGFHQLLLGRWDPALSREALAHWFDLMNAEGWIPREQILGEEARTKVPAEFVVQHSSAGNPPTLFLALRQLLAQGALEVGYLRRLYPRLQSWYDWYNRTQAGPQPYTFRWRGRDQDTQMFLNPKTLTSGLDDYPRASHPSPDERHLDLRCWMAMASVVMAEVATLVGEPAGEYQRMAEVLADNQLLDRHHWAEALGTFADYGNHTQAVALERERPRPSPPGQPLPTPRLLRVVRKPPKLQFVGGALGYVSLFPLLLQLLRPDSQRLGSLLADMRSEKKLWTPFGLRSLSRASPFYLKHNTEHDPPYWRGPIWININYLAVRALHYYSQLEGPYRKQATALYQELRANLIGNIFRQYLESGYIWEQYHDSTGRGQGCYPFTGWSALVVLMMAEEY, translated from the exons ATGGGCCGCGAGCGCAGGCGGAAGGCTCCCGAGGGGCCCCTCCGGCCGCAGGAGAAGGGCGCCCGGGCGGCGGGGCGCAAGGAGCGGCCGGGCGGCGTTGGCGGGGGCCGGCGGGCGCGGCCGGGGCTGGGCCAGGTGTGCGCGCTGCTGGCCCTGGCCTCGGGCGCGCTGGGCTGCGCGGCCTTCGCCTACAGCCTCTACGGCCGGTGGCGGCTGGCGGCCCGCGTGCTCACGCTGCACCCGGCGCCGCGCAGCCTGGAGCCCAACAGCAGCAGCCCCGCCGTCGCGCCCCGCCTCTTCTGGGGCTCCTACCGGCCGCAAGTCTACTTCGGCATGAAGACCCGCAGCCCCCGGTCGCCGGTGGCAG GCCTGATGTGGATGCACCAGCTGGAGGGGGACGTTCAGCTGCGCCACACCTGTGAGCAAAGCGATGGCCTCCCCCGCTACGGCTGGCTGCTTCATGACGGCGTCCATTTTGGGGTGCAGGAGATCAAGGACGTGGGCCTCAGCCTCCAGACAGAGTTTGTGAAGCGCCCTGGGGGCCAGCATGGGGGAGACTGGAGCTGGCGGGTCACTGCTCGGCCTGAG AGGACTGGGGCCCAGGCCCCCTTCATCTCCCTGCTCTTCTATGTGGCCACTGATGGACAAGGAGCTCTGCAGCCTCGGGTGGAGGACAAGACCCGGATGGTGTCTCTGACCGGCACAACGGAGGAGCTGGGACATTTCACCATCACCTTCCAGCAGCCCACTACTGAGGCTGGTACGACGCCTCTATATGCCAG TTATAACTTCCTGCAGGCAAAGGCCGAAGGCCTGCACCGCCTGAGCGATGTGGTGAAAGCCAGCCTGAGCCCCCGCTTTTCCTTTGCCCCACCGGGGGCCCCCAAGCGCCGCTACTTTGGCGTGGACACCTTCCGAGGGGCACCGGGGGAGAGCGAGCCGCGCACCCAGCTCCTGGTTCACCAGGTGACTGTGGCGCTGCCCTGCCGCTTGGAGGTGGTCTTTGAGTCGGGCAGTGCTGCGGGGCGTCCTGAGCAGCTCGCGGGAGAGGCCCTGACGCGAGAGCTGGGCAAGCACGCAGCTGCCTTTGAGCAGCGCTTTGAGGAGACCTTTGGGCTCGCCGGCAAGGGCCACTCTCCACAGGAGCAGCACTTTGCCCGGGCCGCCCTCAGCAACCTGCTGGGTGGGATGGGCTACTTCCACGGCCGTTCGCTGGTGCAGTCTCCGCACACTGAGCAGCCCCAGCTCTACCCCGAGGGCCCGCTCTTCACGGCGGTGCCCTCGCGCTCCTTCTTCCCCCGGGGCTTCCTGTGGGACGAGGGCTTCCATCAGCTGTTGCTGGGCCGCTGGGATCCGGCCCTGAGCCGCGAAGCCCTGGCTCATTGGTTCGATCTCATGAATGCCGAGGGGTGGATCCCACGGGAGCAGATCCTGGGCGAAGAGGCCCGCACCAAGGTCCCGGCTGAGTTCGTTGTGCAGCACAGCAGCGCGGGCAACCCTCCGACCCTGTTTTTGGCACTGCGGCAGCTGCTGGCCCAGGGCGCGCTGGAGGTGGGCTACCTGCGGCGCCTCTACCCTCGCTTACAGAGCTGGTACGATTGGTACAACCGCACACAGGCTGGGCCGCAGCCCTACACGTTCCGCTGGCGCGGCCGGGACCAGGACACCCAGATGTTCCTCAATCCCAAGACGCTGACCTCGGGGTTGGACGACTACCCCCGGGCCTCCCACCCCTCGCCAGACGAGCGCCACCTGGACCTACGCTGCTGGATGGCCATGGCCTCTGTCGTCATGGCCGAGGTGGCCACGCTGGTGGGGGAGCCGGCGGGAGAGTACCAGCGCATGGCCGAGGTGCTGGCTGACAACCAGCTGCTGGATCGGCACCACTGGGCCGAGGCCCTGGGCACCTTTGCGGACTATGGGAACCACACCCAGGCCGTGGCCCTGGAGCGTGAGAGGCCTCGGCCCTCTCCCCCCGgccagcccctccccaccccccggttgCTACGGGTGGTGCGCAAGCCGCCGAAGTTGCAGTTTGTGGGGGGGGCCCTGGGCTACGTGAGCCTTTtcccgctgctgctgcagctcttgCGCCCCGACTCTCAGCGGCTGGGCAGCCTCCTGGCAGACATGCGCAGCGAGAAGAAGCTGTGGACGCCCTTCGGTTTGCGCTCCCTCTCCCGTGCCAGCCCTTTCTACCTCAAGCACAACACAGAGCATGATCCACCCTACTGGAGGGGGCCCATTTGGATCAACATCAACTACCTGGCCGTGCGGGCCCTGCACTACTACAGCCAGCTGGAGGGGCCCTACCGCAAGCAGGCCACCGCCTTGTACCAGGAACTGCGGGCCAATCTCATTGGCAACATCTTTCGCCAGTACCTAGAGAGCGGTTACATCTGGGAGCAGTACCATGACAGCACAGGCCGGGGCCAGGGCTGCTACCCGTTCACAGGCTGGTCAGCCCTTGTCGTGCTCATGATGGCCGAGGAATATTAG
- the WBP1 gene encoding WW domain-binding protein 1, which produces MERRPPAGKEAQAAGWAALLGRERQAREYCPGVKNQPYVCETGHCCGETGCCIYYYELWWFWLLWTVLILFSCCCAYRHRRAKLRLQQQQRQREINLIAYHGACNYPPSMMDLRMLASFKLPAYEEVAHHPTTPPPPYSAILGASASRLGSSTLTLTGSSENYTSCSCESSCLTSPSSTSLSATEASTPSEGEAEAGEGAGGGCSTTTTGGGWEPRPAPKHALFSSSVELFDGDPRLLSDSDEGPDVGDEGEHFRHRRLTGDSGIEVGHVQEEEEAVAAAVAAGDGESEEEAAHLLGKGLPCSPPSPEPRSLWGCQAEGDPEELATAAASPTLPV; this is translated from the exons ATGGAGCGGCGGCCTCCGGCGGGCAAGGAGGCGCAGGCGGCGGGCTGGGCCGCCTTGCTCGGCCGGGAGCGGCAG gctCGCGAGTACTGCCCCGGGGTGAAGAACCAGCCGTACGTGTGCGAGACGGGCCACTGCTGCGGGGAGACGGGCTGCTGCATCTACTACTACGAGCTCTGGT GGTTCTGGCTTCTCTGGACGGTCCTGATCCTGTTCAGCTGCTGCTGCGCCTACAGGCACCGCCGGGCCAAACTgcgcctgcagcagcagcagcggcagcgggagATCAACCTCATTGCCTACCACGGTGCCTGCAACTACCCTCCGTCCATGATGGATCTCA GGATGCTGGCTTCCTTCAAGCTGCCTGCCTACGAGGAGGTGGCACACCACCCGACCACCCCGCCTCCTCCCTACAGTGCCATCCTTGGCGCCTCTGCCAGCCGCCTGGGCTCCAGCACCTTGACGCTGACCGGCAGCTCCGAGAACTATACCAGCTGCTCGTGTGAGTCCAGTTGCCTGACGTCGCCCAGCAGCACCTCGCTCTCCGCGACCGAGGCCAGCACTCCCAGCGAGGGGGAGGCGGAAGCGGGcgagggggcggggggcggctgcagcaccaccaccaccggggGCGGCTGGGAGCCCCGCCCTGCTCCCAAGCACGCACTTTTCTCCTCGAGCGTGGAGCTCTTTGACGGGGACCCCCGGCTGCTCTCTGACAGTGATGAAGGGCCCGACGTTGGGGATGAAGGCGAGCACTTCCGGCACCGCCGCCTCACGGGTGACTCTGGCATTGAGGTGGGGCACgttcaggaagaggaggaggcggtggcggcagcagtggcggctGGTGATGGTGAGAGCGAGGAAGAGGCGGCCCACTTGCTTGGCAAGgggcttccctgctccccccccagccccgagCCCCGGAGCCTGTGGGGGTGCCAGGCTGAAGGGGACCCTGAAGAATTGGCCACCGCTGCCGCCTCGCCTACGTTGCCTGTCTGA
- the INO80B gene encoding INO80 complex subunit B, with product MSKAWRRAEGGGGGGGRMEGAGRGDEDESNNHGSHKKKHKKHKKKHKKRHHREDVGMATVEMGVALPKPQLKLKIKLGGQVLGTKSVPTFTVIPERPRSPSPLMVVDDEDEPMEGVPIEQYRAWLDEDSNLEPSPLPELDAEMGFPAREEEEEQRWLDALERGELDDNGELKKEVDESLLTARQKALLHKQQSQPLLELPMGYKAKELTEEMLVKREERARKRRLQAAKKAEENKNQTIERLTKTSKAKVKTLRERKARGVVAPTVCYRSAANGITVSFPPGATLPLLPSLLPSAPAPTPCGVSGCAHLKRYSCSRTGVPLCSLACYKKNLLLQQVAA from the exons ATGAGCAAAGCGTGGCGGAGGGcagagggcggcggcggcggcggcgggaggatGGAGGGGGCCGGCCGAG GTGATGAGGATGAGTCTAACAATCACGGGTCCCACAAGAAGAAACACAAGAAGCATAAGAAGAAACACAAGAAGAGACATCACCGCGAGGACGTGGGCATGGCCACTGTGGAGATGGGAGTTGCGCTCCCCAAGCCTCAGCTGAAACTCAAAATCAAGCTAGGGGGACAGGTCTTAGGCACCAAGAG CGTGCCGACATTTACTGTCATCCCTGAGAGGCCACGATCCCCCTCCCCGCTCATGGTTGTGGATGATGAGGATGAGCCCATGGAGGGGGTTCCCATTGAACAATATCGAGCATGGTTGG ATGAGGACAGCAACTTGGAGCCATCTCCTCTGCCGGAGCTTGATGCAGAAATGGGCTTTCCAgctcgggaggaggaggaggaacagcgcTGGCTGGATGCCCTAGAGCGTGGGGAACTGGATGACAACGGGGAGCTCAAGAAGGAGGTGGATGAGTCCCTGCTCACAGCTAGGCAG AAAGCCCTCTTGCACAAGCAGCAGAGCCAGCCCCTGCTGGAGCTGCCGATGGGCTACAAGGCCAAGGAGCTGACCGAGGAGATGCTGGTGAAGCGGGAGGAGCGGGCGCGCAAGCGGCGCCTCCAGGCTGCCAAGAAGGCCGAGGAGAACAAGAACCAAACCATTGAGCGCCTCACCAAGACCAGCAAGGCCAAAGTGAAGACGCTGCGTGAGCGCAAGGCCAGAGGGGTGGTGGCCCCCACGGTCTGCTACCGCAGCGCCGCCAACGGCATCACGGTGTCCTTCCCTCCGGGAGCCACCCTGCCCCTGCTGCCCTCCCTCCTGCCTTCTGCACCAGCCCCCACCCCTTGCGGGGTGAGTGGCTGCGCCCACCTCAAGCGGTATTCCTGCTCCCGCACGGGGGTGCCTCTCTGCAGCCTGGCCTGCTACAAGAAGAACCTGCTGCTCCAACAGGTGGCAGCCTAG